The segment GCCCCACCAAGCTACATAAGATATCCTATGTATTGATCTTTTTGGTATGGTTATTCAAAGAAATGACAACATAACCTAATAAACTAATAGTTGGAGTCCAACATTAGTTTGAGTAAGCATTTGgctagaaaaatattttatttgcgCGTTCATAGTTGATAATTGACATAAAGAATTTAGTATACATATATCTACGACCTATCATATTTGTACATAAAATACTAAATTATTGTACTTCTATTTTAATTTCAACCTTCCTATAAATAATATATTTCCTAATacacattttattttaaaatatttatacaaaTTACCTATTTtttataaaaacattaaaaatttataataacATTTGAAGCACCTATTTTGACCATTTTCACATCATGAATATGATATGGTAGTGAATGCCACATAATGAGTGGTCATGTAATTTGCAATATATCCTATGTAAATCTTTGGAGTCGGCCCATGCTATTATATAAGTGATAGAGGGAGAGAAACAAGATTTGGATGTACGGTTTGACTACAAATTTATCATCCTTAAATTTATTCATCTGAAAAAAAGCGCCTTCTCAAATCAAGATTTGACAAATCTTACTAGTTTCGTTCAAGGTAACTAGCTACTGGACTTTCTTTTTCTACAACAAGCCAATTGAATTCACTTCAAGATTTTCCTGTTGGCATAAACAAAACTCCAAATAAAAGAAATATTAGTACCTGCTTGAGGAGGTATTCCTTGCGAGGGAGGCAGCACAACTGGAATATTACTAGATATTTCTTCAGTCCTATTCACAATTTCTTCAGTCCTATTCGCAATTTCTTCAGTCCTATTCGCAACAGCGTTGATCGCTACCAATGACAGATCTGCGTACTCCAGTTCAAGGTTTCCTCGTAAGCTCAGCAAATCTCCAGCCGTAACCGGAGCAGCCAAACATCTATTCAcccatcaaaaaataaataaagatttagcaTTAAACAAAGATTTGAAATACGAATATCACATGACTAGAGAAAAAATCAAATTGCATGAATTTGTTTTACCTGGAAAACCTATCAGATTTGATGTGCGTTATGCAGAGAGCGGAGCCTTCTACAATGAATTGAAGAACCCTATTCAACTTCCCCTGAGGGAAATGCTCGTCCAACTGCTTGATGTGTTTTGCGAGTTCACACATGTATTTGAGAAGCGGAATGCATTCCTTTGTGTTGGAAGAGACTTGTTCAATTCGTTCCAACACAAAAGCTACAACTGACAGAGCTACGCCCAGCCACTTAATCTGAGCTGCTTGATTTGTTACATCAATAATTAATTTGCGGGTTTCACGGTTAAGATTTCGCTTAAAGTGACTCTGCAGACAAAAACATTGAGAGATACTTTCAGAATTGGAACAAGAAGTTCATTCCACGATTAATAATACTTTCTTTCTAATAATACTTGAAATGCCTGGATCAAGAAGATCATTAATAAGTAAATGTGCTGcatcaattaaatttaaaaaaataacaatttGTTGAGCACCTTGCATAGATGTCTGTTAGATCGCTTCAAGCCCTTGTTCAGTAAAACACCAGCAGACTTGATAGAAGAATCCACCGCAACCACCTTGCCAACTTTTCTTTCCTGCTTTCAACAATTTGCTATTGATGTAAATCTGTAAGAGAATACTAAATTTAACAAAGGGCGATTCAATTAGTGCTTAATTACCTCTTTTAAGAACTGATCAATGTAAGAAATCAATTCATCAATGTGGTTCATCGCTTCCACCGCAACTATATTACTCATAATATTTTGATAATCTTCTTGGGAAGAAGAAGATGAGCGACAGCAAGAAGTGGTGGCCATTATTCTGTTACTGAACTTCTGAAAGAGGGAATTAAGCGGGTAAAAGATATTGAACAGATATGACTCAGAACAGATTGCTCAGAATGTGTGCGTGTTTCGAGATTGGTAGCCTTGTCTCCTTATAATGAGAATTGCTTTGGAATGTAGAAATGGGTACAGTCAAAAAGAAAATCAAATGGGACTTCATTCGTTTCTTTTTGTGCGCGCAAGCTGTAAAGAAAAGAAGCTGGGAATATGTTTTCTTCTTTTGGTACGTTACATTATTCTGCTAGGCTGTAAAGAAAAAGCAGCTCTCGTCTTCTGCACTTTCACTGTGAGTGGTAATAATTAGGCAGACAAATCTTTTGAAGACAAGCATCTAAAAAACAGATTGAATTGGAATTAATGTTGTTTTTTTTATATGGATATTCGAAGCGTAAGATTTTATTTATGCCATCCATCAAATCTCTATTTGAAAAGCAAGCTACTTTCAATCTAAGGAAATTGTGGAAAACTTAAACATaggaattaaattattttaaactaTTTGGATCTCTTAAAAACAGATGCCAAACGTAAGATTTATTTATGCTTCCCATCAAATCTCTTTCTAAAAAGAGAGCTACAGTTGAAGACATCGAGAATATCAACATCTTTCGTTACTTATCTTTTATGATAACAAATTTGACCTCTCAATACATATCTTTATTATGCAATAGTTTTCTTTTTCCATTTACTTTGATTTATAGATTTTTAATGTAATAATTAGTGTGCAAATATGATAATTTTTACATTCTAGTAAATAATACaaatttagattgttttgatttaattttatttttaagttttaaatttgtattagattattatttttttatttttgactttattttataattatGAAAGTAACCTAAATCATTTATGCACTTGTAAAAATAAATTTTCAATtctgaaattaaaattaaaaaatgatcttGGTATTTTCCTCTTAAGTGATTGTTACAAGATGTAAATTGAATTGCATAATAGGGTGTTGTATTTATAGCCAAATCTTAATATGTGTATCTATCCAAATTAAACTCCTAGCATATAGTCACAAAGATTTAAAAATCCTCATTTCATGATACCAAATTGGCATCCCAAGGAATTATGCAAGTTGCTTATTATGCCTAATCTTATTCAAAAAGTCACTAACTTGACATCCTTACAAGAATTTGAGATATGGAGTCAATTGTCCTTATCATGTGCAAAATATCAAGCACACAAGTAAAAAAATTATGCAAAGATCAAACTAAGAACATCAAGGCATCATAAATTTAGTAAAGTTTGGTCTAGATCTACACTTGTGGGATTaatttttgtagtgtcataaaattgcgactcTTGCGattttcgaccacattagggtcctcacgttgGTGAACTGAATTCTCAAGCCTGATCTGAGACCCAAGAGTTGCTCATCCCCGAAACTGCACCTTTTATGCCCCCCCCATGCCCTGAACCTACTTCCTGTCATAAGAAAATGACAGGACAGGGacgtggtgcccctgtccttgccctatttcaGGGCCCCTTCATTCAAACAATTCATTGAACTTTGTGCTTAAGGCGCGAAAACCTTCCCTCTGTCAGCCTATGACGAAAAATTAATCCAATAACCCTAAGTGACGAATATATAAGTTGCTTTTTTCCTCTCATTTGTAGAAGTTGAACAAGTGATAGATTCAGATACATGAGgttaagcattcaagcatccctttcaagtattgagcatctcgattctcccttcaaggctaggtgttgcattcaagtcaaggattcaaccattgaagaggaaatccctttcaacattcaactacacacaagcaattctatctacattcctattacaacctctcttgaggtgatttacattttagtctttcatttacatttacttgaaaGTACTTTcattcatcatttggttaattccaaaagtggggtttgacctgaagaaaaacccccaatcccaaccccttttcctctcttttttgtgtgtaggttgcaggtgcgcagctgtatttgcagatttggactccattcacagaggcaaaaaaacccttttcatttcgcggatttttcggaggaccgtgtgcactttaaACACGGTCACGGTAACTGTtggcattgttttgtcattgatgtcaatcggtatgggatgaccaccggtagaagagatgtatgtgcaacactattgtgaaggagtacaTGATGTTATATCTTGGATATcatcttgtgttgcagaacactggtaaaggtaaggaagatgacctcaggagtcatcagtacacaagttagtgcttgacttgtgtgatgagatagagaggtgtttaagcggttgtttgtgatgaagaggcagaatgttatctaaatcacatccacACCAAAAAATAAGATTGaacaggactcccactagatgaagatgcagtcatcttcagaAACAATGACCAACAATGAGTGTGTCCACACCggttcacatgtgcctgtttgaagatatgttgcacaaacagggaactcacatgagcagatgacaaggtgttactccaccaagtaagtggggcttatctcctatatgcattgagtgcattatagttttgtgagataagagtgaagaggtaaaggaatggacttgaaggatcacactagatccattggtgaattgaggg is part of the Cryptomeria japonica chromosome 10, Sugi_1.0, whole genome shotgun sequence genome and harbors:
- the LOC131055449 gene encoding uncharacterized protein LOC131055449 isoform X2 — protein: MATTSCCRSSSSSQEDYQNIMSNIVAVEAMNHIDELISYIDQFLKEERKVGKVVAVDSSIKSAGVLLNKGLKRSNRHLCKSHFKRNLNRETRKLIIDVTNQAAQIKWLGVALSVVAFVLERIEQVSSNTKECIPLLKYMCELAKHIKQLDEHFPQGKLNRVLQFIVEGSALCITHIKSDRFSRCLAAPVTAGDLLSLRGNLELEYADLSLVAINAVANRTEEIANRTEEIVNRTEEISSNIPVVLPPSQGIPPQAVGTEGPRMRVTQLLDMKSTSEWWLFTGKVG